The Caretta caretta isolate rCarCar2 chromosome 5, rCarCar1.hap1, whole genome shotgun sequence genome contains a region encoding:
- the LOC142072149 gene encoding uncharacterized protein LOC142072149 translates to MQSSSAEVTMMESQNRKRAPAWTEREVRDLIAVWGEESVLSELRSSFRNAKTFLKISQGMKDRGHNRDPKQCRVKLKELRQAYQKTREANGRSGSEPQTCRFYDELHAILGGSATTTPAVLFDSFNGDGGNTEVGFGDEEDDEEEVVDSSQQASGETGFPDSQELFLTLDLEPVPPEPTQGCLLDSAGGEGTSAACVSMITGSSPSQRLVKLRKKKKRTRDEMFSELMLSSHTDRAQTNAWRQIMSECRKAQNDREERWRAEESKWRAEESKWRAEDRAEAQRWRQRDERRQDSMLRLLQDQTSMLQCMVELQQRQLEHRLPLQPLCNQPPSSPSSIASTPRRPRTRWGGLRPTSHSPTEDCPKKRRLSFNKF, encoded by the exons atgcagagctcatcagcagaggtgaccatgatggagtcccagaatcgcaaaagagctccagcatggactgaacgggaggtacgggatctgatcgctgtttggggagaggaatccgtgctatcagaactccgttccagttttcgaaatgccaaaacctttctgaaaatctcccagggcatgaaggacagaggccataacagggacccgaagcagtgccgcgtgaaactgaaggagctgaggcaagcctaccagaaaaccagagaggcaaacggccgctctgggtcagagccccaaacatgccgcttctatgatgagctgcatgccattttagggggttcagccaccactaccccagccgtgttgtttgactccttcaatggagatggaggcaatacagaagtaggttttggggacgaagaagatgatgaggaggaggttgtagatagctcacagcaagcaagcggagaaaccggttttcccgacagccaggaactgtttctcaccctagacctggagccagtaccccccgaacccacccaaggctgcctcctggactcagcaggcggagaagggacctctg ctgcatgtgtttcaatgatcacaggatcttctccttcccagaggctagtgaagcttaggaagaaaaaaaaacgcactcgcgatgaaatgttctccgagctcatgctgtcctcccacactgacagagcacagacgaatgcgtggaggcaaataatgtcagagtgcaggaaagcacaaaatgaccgggaggagaggtggagggctgaagagagtaagtggcgggctgaagagagtaagtggcgggctgaagacagggctgaagctcaaaggtggcggcagcgtgatgagaggaggcaggattcaatgctgaggctgctgcaggaccaaaccagtatgctccagtgtatggttgagctgcagcaaaggcagctggagcacagactgccactgcagcccctctgtaaccaaccgccctcctccccaagttccatagcctccacacccagacgcccaagaacacggtggggaggcctccggccaaccagccactcccccacagaggattgcccaaaaaaaagaaggctgtcattcaataaattttaa
- the LOC142072249 gene encoding uncharacterized protein LOC142072249, producing MMESQNRKRAPAWTEWEVQDLIAVWGEESVLSELRSSFRNAKTFVKISQGMKDRGHNRDPKQCRVKLKELRQAYQKTREANGRSGSEPQTCRFYDELHAILGGSATTTPAMLFDSFNGDGGNTEAGFGDEEDDDEEEVVDSSQQASGETGFPDSQELFLTLDLEPVPPEPTQGCLLDSAGGEGTSAACVSMITGSSPSQRLVKLRKKKKRTRDEMFSELMLSSHTDRAQTNAWRQIMSECRKAQNDREERWRAEESKWRAEESKWRAEDRAEAQRWRQRDERRQDSMLRLLQDQTSMLQCMVELQQRQLEHRLPLQPLCNQPPSSPSSIASTPRRPRTRWGGLRPTSHSPTEDCPKKRRLSFNKF from the exons atgatggagtcccagaatcgcaaaagagctccagcatggacagaatgggaggtacaggatctgatcgctgtttggggagaggaatccgtgctatcagaactccgttccagttttcgaaatgccaaaacctttgtcaaaatctcccagggtatgaaggacagaggccataacagggaccctaagcagtgccgcgtgaaactgaaggagctgaggcaagcctaccagaaaaccagagaggcaaacggccgctccgggtcagagccccaaacatgccgcttctatgatgagctgcatgccattttagggggttcagccaccactaccccagccatgttgtttgactccttcaatggagatggaggcaatacggaagcaggttttggggacgaagaagatgatgatgaggaggaggttgtagatagctcacagcaagcaagcggagaaaccggttttcccgacagccaggaactgtttctcaccctagacctggagccagtaccccccgaacccacccaaggctgcctcctggactcagcaggcggagaagggacctctg ctgcatgtgtttcaatgatcacaggatcttctccttcccagaggctagtgaagcttaggaagaaaaaaaaacgcactcgcgatgaaatgttctccgagctcatgctgtcctcccacactgacagagcacagacgaatgcgtggaggcaaataatgtcagagtgcaggaaagcacaaaatgaccgggaggagaggtggagggctgaagagagtaagtggcgggctgaagagagtaagtggcgggctgaagacagggctgaagctcaaaggtggcggcagcgtgatgagaggaggcaggattcaatgctgaggctgctgcaggaccaaaccagtatgctccagtgtatggttgagctgcagcaaaggcagctggagcacagactgccactgcagcccctctgtaaccaaccgccctcctccccaagttccatagcctccacacccagacgcccaagaacacggtggggaggcctccggccaaccagccactcccccacagaggattgcccaaaaaaaagaaggctgtcattcaataaattttaa